ATGATACAAAATGAGGAGGCTCATACCTAGGTTATACAGGAGATGCAGGCCCAGATCGCGCAGCTCATGCAAGGATATCGACCACCATCCCCCTCCGATGTCTCTGATGGGACCCACCCGGACCTTTGATTATCTTCAGTCTCTTTTGTTGTAGACACTATGTGATGACTTCTTACTTTGAATACTGCATTTCTAAACTCGTTGACGTGTTTTATGATTTGCTACTTTGTTATTTGATGATTTTCTACTTTAATCATCTTcgttattttgaatcatttatATATTGCTATATTACTGAAAACGGGAAATATAAATTctgcaaaaaaataataaaaataaaaataacgaccgaaattacAGTCGTTACTTTTAAAAACGGTCCTTAGTTGTCACCTTAAAATAACAGATAAAACGGCAACCAACGACTGAATAAAAAAAACGGTCTTTAAATGTCGCCAGAGATTAACAACCGTTTTAATTCGGTCGTTAGCTCTCCCGGTTCGTCGTCCGTGCACGACTTCTCCACGATTTTAACAACAGACTaaaacggtcgttaatattaaatTTCGGTTGTTGatatttaacgaccgaaaattttcggtcgttagtGGCCGGACGACGAACAAAACTGCGACAATAATTTTCGATCGTTAAgcatttaacgaccgatttttcgCGTTTGCCGACCGATTTTTCGGTCGTTACAatcgtgttttcttgtagtgttattTTTCACTTCATTTATTGCTTTTAAAAGTAGTTATTAGATTCTTTATTCAAACAATTATTCCAATATTCTCTAACTTGCGAGAGCAAGAACTTTTATCAATTGATATATAAGTGAAGGATCTGTTGCATTAATCCTAATTTTGTCTATAATTAAAGTgtatattttctttatataaatCCTAGATTCTAAATTACTAATTTGGTCACACTAAACTAATTGAAACATATCTACCAAAATTTAGATATATTTGTTAATGTTTCCtttccttctttcttttttttccattttaatTACAGATCGTccggagaaaaaaaaattaatgcttCTCCAGTTCTCCCCGAATACTAACAAATACAAGCCCGAAAATCCGTTACGTGGGCCCTTCACACTTAAACTAATGAGCAGCtgacataaaaagaaaaagaaaaaaaagttgacTAATGTGTCTGTTAGGACTTAGGCCACTCTTCctactaggggtgagcattcggttatatggttcggtttttgctaaaaccaaaccaaaccatattttagttcggttttaaaaaaaaaatcgaaccgaaccgaattaaccgaacaaaccgaaccgaattaattaaaaccgaaccgaaccgaaaaaccgaattaatccgaagaaaactgaaattttcgaaaaaaaaaccgaaaaaaccgaaattttcggaaaaaaaccgaaaattccaaaaaaaactataaaattaaaaaaatattaggagtattataaaattataattaaaatattatatatatatatttatatatatattataaatataattcggtttttcggttttgttcggttttaaaaaatccgaaccgaaccgaaccgaaaaaccgaaattttatggaaaaaaaaaccgaaccgaaccgaaaaaccaaaaaaatcgaaccatattttaaaatttcggtttggatcggttcggttattcggtttcggattttttgctcacccctacttcCTAATGCGGCACAACTcagatttttcttcttctttttattttttattttcttttccgaATTCATTTACGCTTTAGCTTTACCGGGTCAAATGCTTCAAACCAGAGGACTTCCCCACAACAACACCGCAAAATCTCTGCTGGGTTAGGGTTTCTACTTTCAATCGGGAAGAAAAGCTCAACTTGTCAATCGAGGCGGAGATTCAAATTTAATCCCTTCGAAAACACCACTTACGCAGGTAAAATCTGGATCTTTATTTCATTACTTGGTCCTTAATTTCATTTTACTGGCACTAGATATAGCTTTTGAATTGATCAATTTTCTGTTGTCTAAATTGAGTTTTTGGTTGATTGAATTGGTTATTGCTTTAAAGATTTTATTTGTTCATTTAGGTTTTTGTGATTTTCAACTTTCATATCGCTTCTGTTATGCCGAGTAGCTGCTGAAAGCTTTTATATGTGAATCAATAACTTGATGTttggaaatttaaaattgttaagTAGAGAGCTCGGAATGATTTGCTAGAACTTTCTGTAACGATGAAAATTGACTTAGATCTTACACAGGCGGCAGCCCGTTAAAGTTTgttctttcattttcttttctttatttcgGTGTTACACTGGCTCATGATGTTATACTTATTTTATGCTTTCGAAGAAAATGTCtatgttattattttttgagGAATGGAGAAAATGTCTTCTATTATCAGTTATGCATAAATTTGGGAAAGAATGTCAAAACAAATGACACCTAAATAGATGAATTAGACTGATCTTTTTCGACTACCTTAATTCAAAATGTGGGGCCAAACCTAGAAATCGCAATAAAGTGCAGAATAGTAAGATATGGAGATAAGAATCTTCACTTGGAAACCCAAGTTAGAAAAACCAGGAGACTGTAGTCCATAAAAGTCGACTATGTATAATGGGGGTAGAAAAATCTCACTGAAGTAcataaaaaacacaaaatatttCGAGTTTATTGTGGAAACACTAGAGGATAgagctactattttaagagGGATGGGAAATTCATAGAATTTGTTCTCACTTTTTGTTATCTTAAATGTACTGACTGAAAACTCTTCCATGATCTCACTTTCGAACATTCGGCATCATGCAGTTTAATTGATAAAACATATTTGCAAATTTCTTTCCCTATTACCACTAATAACTGCATTTGCAAAAGCAAGTCTCATAGGTAGGGTAGTGGCTATCAAATTTTATTGCCTCAACTTTGCTGGAAAGCGTTTGCATGTTTGCTGCTGTTTTTCTTCAATTACTTGTTGCGCTAAATGCATACACAtcttgtatttcaatttgtggTCATGAAGTTTGGGCTTGTTGGACCACTCTAAAATCCACTTGTGGTAGGCATCTATACTTGTTTGTACCAGCTATTCACTTCGAGTATTTGCTCGAATGGATAGTGACAAGTGTTGGTTCGTTTTCAGTCGTTAAAATATggatctaataattttatttaagtttttttgAGTTCCATGAAATTTCTGTAACTTCCAAAACCTACACTTTGATTTGGAACATTGAAATTTACTAGTTAACTAAAGAAGGCGATCAGTTTGACCATATAGTCATTTCAGATTGTGCTTCAATTTTCATCTCTGCAAGAGTCCAGATCATTTGGGGCAGCCTCAAATGGGGACATCCTCTGGAGCTCATATCAATGACCAATCATCAATGCTGCCTCCTCGGCAACAGCCACGGTCTGGAGGAGGTGGGCTTCAGACATCCCTCTCCTTGGTCTCTTCAGATGCCTGTGGATCTCCAAATCTTCATGAGCGCGGCTCAAATTCTGATCAGGTCCGGGAATCGCCATCTGAAAGTGCTAGTTCCAGAGAAACTTGGCCCACTGCTGATGCTTTGGTAGCGAAGAGActggagaaggaaaaagaaagagagaatggTTTCGCAGAGCAGTCTGTCATGCAGCACGTCGCCAGTTCAGATAAGTTGTGTCTTATGGATGTAGCTAGAGAAAGAGTAGAAATTATAGCAGAGAGGATGCAAAACCTTCCAGATGAGTATCTGGAAAAGTTTAAGAACGAGCTCCGGGCTTCTCTCGAAGGTTTAGGTGGTTCACAGCAAAGAGAAGAGTTCCTATTTTTTCAGAAGATGGTTCAGAGTAGGGGTGATTTGACAGATAAAACACTGATTATGGCACACAGGGTTCAGCTCGAGATCCTGGTTGCGATGAAGACTGGAATTCAGGCATTTTTACATCCTAGTGTCAGTCTATCTCAAGCTTCTCTTATCGATATATTCTTATACAGGAGGTGCAGAAACATAGCATGTGGAAGCACATTGCCTGCAGAGGACTGTGCCTGTGAGTTGTGCTCGAGAAGAAATGGTTTCTGCAATCTCTGCATGTGTGTGATCTGCAACACTTTCGATTTTGAGGTCAACACATGCCGCTGGATTGGGTGTGACTCGTGCTCTCACTGGACTCACACTGACTGTGCTATTCGAAATGGACAGATTGGCATGGGTCCTTCTGTTAAAAATGGGGTGAGCTCAGCAGAGATGCTCTTTAGGTGCCGAGCTTGCAGTCGAACATCTGAGTTGTTCGGGTGGGTAAAAGATGTGTTTCAGCAATGTGCACCAAGCTGGGATAGGGATGCTTTGATTAGAGAGCTCGACTATGTAAGTAGAATTTTCCGTGGGAGTGAGGACCCAAGAGGCAGGAAATTATTATGGAAATGTGAAGAGATCATACAGAAATTGAAAAATGGGGCAGCTGAACCTATTCCTTGTAAAGTAATCTTGATGTTCTTTCAAGGTAGAGCTTTACTCATTGCCATATTTCGTTTGTGCTCATTGATAACATTAATTGTTTATGTAGTGGTGTTAATTGTGCTCAAAATCTTATTTCTTTAACAGAACTTGAAGATTCGttcaaaaatcaagaaaatgaagaagcTGGCAGAATGCTGTCTCCACAGGAAGCATTCAATAGGATAGCGGAAGTAGTGCAGGAAGCTGTTAGAAAGATGGAAATGGTAGCTGAGGAGAAGATGCAGATGGTAAAAAAGGCACGATTTTCTGTCGAGGCTTGTGATCAGGAGCTCAAGGATAAAGCGAGGGAAGTTTCTGAACTGAAGATGGAAAGGCAGAGAAAGAAGATGCAGATTGATGAGCTCGAAAGCATTGTAAGACTCAAACAGGCTGAGGCTGATATGTTTGAGATGAAGGCCAATGAGGCCCGACGAGAAGCTGAGAGGCTGCGCAGAATTGCACTCGCCAAGACTGAGAAGTCAGAGGATGATTATGCCAGTAGGTATCTCAAACAGAGACTGCATGAAGCCGAAGCTGAGAAGCAGTATCTGTTTGAAAAGATCAAGCTCCAGGAGAGTTCAAGAGCGTCGCAGAGTAGCGCTGGCGGGAACGAGTCTTGTCAGATGTACAACAAAATCCAAGACCTGCTCAAGAACATGTACAGCAGCACGCCTTCGAAGGTGGAGGCCCCATCTAAATTAGGTATTTAAACGTTTTGACTTGGATCTTTCTATAGGTTGCACTGATTTGTTCAAGCGTGTGGATAAGGACAAGTGATGTAATGCTGTTGTAAACGAAGGTGTGTAGTTGTCTTTTGGTTGTGTTTGTTGTATGTGGAGTAAAGGAATTGGACAAGAATCAAATCTATCTGATTCGTTATGTCGGTGGAATCGGAGAAAAGGGAAAGGAAGAGAATCTTTACTTGcaacttttatttatgtttcctTCGTAGTTAAGGCGATGTTGGTGCTCTTAACAGCAAATGGTTTCGATGTGTATTCTTTTCCAATAACATGCCGTCATGTGCGAAAAGCCTTTAGAATATGACATGTAATGCgaaaatataatactgtatGAAATTTCATGCCTGTCGCCTCTATTTGCAGTATGAAATTTCCAGTTTTCAGTATTTATTGAGCAATCCTGACATCTGATTACAAAAATTCAAGAACGAGGCTTGGAGTAATTACTAATTACAACATTCCAATTTTATCTTTTACGTTGATAAGGTTCATCTTTGGGCCATATGTGTAGAAAAggctataaatatataataatctgTGTATCAATCTTTATATAAAGAGAGAAGTTTTGTCGTTACATTTTTGTACACAACTTAATCCTTTTGATTTTGTGGTGAAGATGTTGACCAGGACTCTAGTCGCTCTCTTCTTCCTGCTCTCGCTACTACACAATTCTGGTAACATTCTTATTGCATTATTCCTCTTCTGCCTCTGTTTAGTCCCTACATTTATGCAGATTTACACCACTTTGAAACTCAACCTTTTTCCCGGTTTATTGAATTACTACAAATTGAATTTGTTTTAAAGATTTGTAACGGGTTGGAATATGATTAATCAATGTTTTTCTTCTTAATGTATCGCATATCATATCATATCCACGAGAAGTTACAAAGATGAAAATGAATGAGGTATTATTGGATTACTTTTAGATGGACAGTTTGCGGACTATTGCATAGCAGACGAGCAAACCCCGGAGGATGAGGTGGTGCAAGCCATGAAGTGGGCTTGCGGCAACGGAGCCGACTGCAGCGCCATCGGAGAGAATGGGGTGTGCTACCTTCCCAACACAGTCAAGGACCACGCCTCTTATGCATTCAACAGCTACTATCAGAACATGAAGCACAAAGGAGGCAGCTGTTATTTTAATGCTGCTGCAATTCTATCTGATCTCGATCCAAGTAAGTTTTATGCTATTCTTTAATTATTTACACAATATATTGTTGATTTGCTTGCATATTAAGATTATATTTCATGTCAAGGAGATGGAATTCTTGATAACTTTTTTAGAGTCAGCACAGTTGATATATACTTTCCTTTTGAATAAAGCAATTAGAAAATTCTTCAATAAATATTTCATGAATTGACTACAATAGGATTATGAAATTGGAAAGTTGTATTGAGATCACTTGTGATAATATAATGTGATTGCATTCATGTTTAAGGAATGTAAATCAGGATTTTCATTTCATATAGTAGAAGAAGCAATATAATGTTTTACATGCTAGATATGTCACATGCAATCGACCTGCCTATTCCCGAGTTTTTCCTAGTTTTAAAAggacaaaagaaaagaaagaaagaaaaaaaagagccGACATCACGGATAGAATAAGATTGAAACAAATATTATGCTCGATATATTTCTATCGTGTAAATCAGTTTTAGCCAACGTTTTTCAGTGTTAGCTAATGATTAATACAAGATCTCTTACAGATTGCTCTTTGTTaataattttcaattgaaatttttgttcaataaaaatttataaagtaAATGCAAATCTACTCTCAATGACAGGTCACAATTCGTGCAAGTTCGAGTATCTTCCTTGAGCACTGTTACAAGCCAAAACTCGTCATCAAATTTTCTTCATATTTTATAGTTGTAATAGATGTCTCAATTTCTTTTATGACAGgcttcgttttttttttattattattatttaaagaaggtgatttgtttccatttttttctttcctaATGTCAAAGAAGTGCTTTTGTGAGAAGTGCAAAGTAGTGCTTTTTGATTGTTAAAATTAGACATCTAATTCGGCACCGAGTGCTCTTATTCGAGCCTTAAAATTTAATCTGTGATTCCAAATGGGCCCAAAAACTCAGCCCAAGACTGCGTCATGCTATTCTGCAATAGTGAGGATGATGTAATGGTGACTATACTTGACCGTTTATGCTCTTACCTAACAACCACTCATTGCTTTATCAAATTTTATACTACGTCTGTTGGGCTGCtggtaggaggttaatgcccAAAATTTAAAGTTTTGGGCTCGAGTTCATGtcgcgcggtctttaaatttatttattaatttatactccttccgtcccaaacgaaatgtcatgttttcctttttgagctgttccaaacgaaatgtcatgtttccttttttggcaatacactctctctttacacttaatatttaaataattttcaccaacccattttatctactttatacacatttcttaatctcggtttgggacggagggagtataatttatcaaaaaataaaataaatttatactaCATGATATACCTAGAGATTAATATTCACGCAAATACAATTATATAATTCGATTCCGGATTTTCTACATTTTCCTCTTTTTCAATTGATAGCACATGTTTCCAGCATATTTGAAATTTGTGATAAAGTTTTCACAGTGTCGCAAAAAAATTTGTGCTAGGtgtgtaaaataataattatatacatATGAGTGCATAAATGTTAGATATTATGTGCTTTAATTTGACTGAAACTACAAAAAGAAAATGATCTGTTGTAATACGAATATATCCTCGTTGATATTTGCATGAAATTATAACACAATAATAGATGAAAGAAATGGTATAAGAAATAGGGAGTTTTAGTTATTATAGTGATCTACAATATCGCACATCTATATAGTGCTAATAGAATACTAAAAAAATCCATTAAAAAAAACCCTTCAAAGAGAAGAAGCTAAAATAGAAGGAAAATTTTGAGAAATAAACGAAAAAGTGTTTAGCCGTAGAGAGGCATAAAAAATGCCAAAAATGTTGGATAAAGAATTTTCGTGCCAACGAAGTACTCTGCAGCTCGAATCAATTAGGAGTTGGAGAAAATAATCAATTAACTTATCAGAGTTTATATGTAAAACGATGCGTGAGAATATCGAACACCGGAAAATGTTTAATTTGGACTAGGGCCTCAGGTGTATATTATAGATTTGGGACTGTTAATTAACTAATTATATATAGTTAGGTATGTAACAAATTAATTACAGCGTACAAAACTAACCATGTGTGTTTTTGGTGTTTCAGCAATGAAGATTAGTGGTGGGGCACATCAATTTTTCTTCAAGTATTTTCTCGATTAGAAATAAACCCGACagtcgaaaaaaaaaacaacactACTAATTAATATGGGCATTAATTGTGGCcactttatttattaattataattgcaAAGCACACCAACTTTGCCATTTCTGTATCTCCATATCTAACTCCATAATAATACTATATAGCCGTGTATTCACACCAagaattgaaattttgagtcTTGACAGCTACATGTCAAATTATCTCTCTCGTGTCAAAGAATGGGTAACCCTAATCATGAATTCCACCACTAATATCCCACTTACCTTGCTCCAACTACACTAGAAAatgactcaaaaaaaaaaacttttggc
The genomic region above belongs to Salvia miltiorrhiza cultivar Shanhuang (shh) chromosome 5, IMPLAD_Smil_shh, whole genome shotgun sequence and contains:
- the LOC130985901 gene encoding OBERON-like protein codes for the protein MGTSSGAHINDQSSMLPPRQQPRSGGGGLQTSLSLVSSDACGSPNLHERGSNSDQVRESPSESASSRETWPTADALVAKRLEKEKERENGFAEQSVMQHVASSDKLCLMDVARERVEIIAERMQNLPDEYLEKFKNELRASLEGLGGSQQREEFLFFQKMVQSRGDLTDKTLIMAHRVQLEILVAMKTGIQAFLHPSVSLSQASLIDIFLYRRCRNIACGSTLPAEDCACELCSRRNGFCNLCMCVICNTFDFEVNTCRWIGCDSCSHWTHTDCAIRNGQIGMGPSVKNGVSSAEMLFRCRACSRTSELFGWVKDVFQQCAPSWDRDALIRELDYVSRIFRGSEDPRGRKLLWKCEEIIQKLKNGAAEPIPCKVILMFFQELEDSFKNQENEEAGRMLSPQEAFNRIAEVVQEAVRKMEMVAEEKMQMVKKARFSVEACDQELKDKAREVSELKMERQRKKMQIDELESIVRLKQAEADMFEMKANEARREAERLRRIALAKTEKSEDDYASRYLKQRLHEAEAEKQYLFEKIKLQESSRASQSSAGGNESCQMYNKIQDLLKNMYSSTPSKVEAPSKLGI
- the LOC130985902 gene encoding glucan endo-1,3-beta-glucosidase 4-like isoform X1, with the protein product MRKYNTMLTRTLVALFFLLSLLHNSDGQFADYCIADEQTPEDEVVQAMKWACGNGADCSAIGENGVCYLPNTVKDHASYAFNSYYQNMKHKGGSCYFNAAAILSDLDPSHNSCKFEYLP
- the LOC130985902 gene encoding glucan endo-1,3-beta-glucosidase 4-like isoform X2, translating into MLTRTLVALFFLLSLLHNSDGQFADYCIADEQTPEDEVVQAMKWACGNGADCSAIGENGVCYLPNTVKDHASYAFNSYYQNMKHKGGSCYFNAAAILSDLDPSHNSCKFEYLP